In Methylomonas sp. ZR1, one DNA window encodes the following:
- a CDS encoding type-F conjugative transfer system secretin TraK yields the protein MNRSFPLILLFLTVSTALSADELPVTVLPPATTVAEDSSSSQPVVPSQPDFGIELPPVDASILKAAKQQASASTTATSIGPQHIAVKPGINELMPIAVGHLNRLVTPFEHPVVTTTSQATTSTKGKIVYVATADETPVTLYITPGDNQDIALSLTLIPKRIPAREIHLDLDKDSYQLLNQWQRADTANRTSGQQEQAYISQLKALFRDLGLQKTPAGYSLRDPKPQEQIRCLQDRVQIKTGQVLEGQDRLILVGLAKNIGGDMLELDERSCATTQQDVLAVSVWPNVVLKPQEATELYVVVRQSFEASSSLRPSLLSGGQP from the coding sequence ATGAATCGCTCATTTCCGCTAATTTTGTTATTCCTGACCGTTAGCACTGCCTTGTCTGCGGATGAATTACCCGTGACTGTGTTGCCACCGGCAACCACTGTGGCCGAAGATTCTTCCTCATCACAGCCAGTTGTCCCATCGCAGCCAGATTTTGGCATTGAATTACCCCCAGTCGATGCCAGCATCTTGAAAGCGGCCAAGCAACAGGCGTCGGCATCAACGACCGCCACTTCAATCGGTCCACAACACATTGCCGTTAAACCAGGCATCAACGAACTGATGCCAATTGCCGTCGGCCACTTGAATCGCCTGGTCACGCCGTTCGAACATCCGGTAGTCACGACCACCAGCCAGGCTACTACCAGCACCAAAGGCAAAATCGTTTATGTCGCCACCGCCGACGAAACGCCGGTCACCTTATACATCACGCCCGGTGACAACCAGGACATTGCGCTATCGCTCACCCTGATTCCCAAACGCATTCCGGCGCGGGAAATCCACCTCGATCTGGATAAGGACAGCTATCAGTTGCTGAATCAATGGCAGCGCGCCGACACGGCAAATCGAACCTCGGGCCAACAGGAACAAGCCTACATCAGCCAACTGAAAGCCTTGTTTCGGGATTTGGGTTTGCAAAAGACCCCAGCCGGGTATTCGCTACGCGACCCAAAACCGCAGGAACAGATTCGCTGCCTGCAAGACCGCGTCCAGATCAAAACCGGCCAAGTTCTGGAAGGCCAGGACCGGCTGATTCTGGTGGGTCTTGCCAAGAATATCGGCGGCGACATGCTCGAGTTAGACGAACGCAGTTGTGCGACGACGCAACAGGACGTGCTGGCCGTTTCAGTTTGGCCAAACGTAGTGTTGAAACCGCAGGAAGCGACCGAATTGTATGTCGTGGTCCGACAATCGTTTGAGGCGTCATCCAGTTTACGTCCATCGTTACTGAGCGGAGGCCAACCCTAA
- a CDS encoding TetR/AcrR family transcriptional regulator: protein MKKSKAETIETHKRIVEVAAQAFKKKGIDATGVAEIMLAAGLTHGAFYRHFSSKEALVAEAAGVSMDVFVEAARSAAEKGPSDFVRYLQNYLTSEFRDGELGGCPVIQMGSELARAETSTREGVASGLKQLIDIAIDVAGEDSDASAKDDAIFTLSAMIGAITMSRLIEDAKLSKYILDVMNHRLLEQSKKNPTKMPAFESAARKKKVAQ, encoded by the coding sequence ATGAAGAAGTCGAAAGCTGAGACGATTGAGACGCATAAACGCATCGTTGAGGTTGCTGCACAGGCTTTTAAGAAGAAAGGCATTGATGCGACTGGAGTGGCCGAAATTATGCTCGCTGCGGGATTGACGCATGGGGCGTTCTATCGGCATTTCTCTTCAAAAGAAGCGTTGGTTGCTGAAGCCGCCGGGGTCAGTATGGACGTTTTCGTCGAAGCTGCGCGATCAGCTGCTGAAAAGGGACCATCGGATTTTGTTCGTTACCTTCAGAATTATTTGACATCTGAGTTTCGCGACGGCGAACTGGGCGGTTGTCCAGTGATCCAAATGGGAAGTGAGCTGGCGCGTGCCGAAACGTCTACGCGCGAAGGTGTTGCCAGCGGACTAAAGCAGTTGATCGACATCGCCATTGATGTAGCTGGCGAAGACTCCGACGCTTCGGCAAAAGATGATGCAATATTTACGCTTTCCGCGATGATTGGTGCCATCACGATGTCGAGGCTCATCGAAGACGCAAAGCTGTCAAAATACATTCTCGATGTGATGAATCATCGCCTTCTGGAGCAGTCGAAAAAAAACCCTACAAAGATGCCTGCTTTTGAAAGCGCCGCACGCAAAAAGAAAGTCGCTCAATAA
- a CDS encoding DUF4437 domain-containing protein — protein MKNNMVMVIALIALAFVAVSKAKAEEVFPPTKGGKSISIPSSELKFQSTGLKGEDGSEILVVDGYGDQKDSAHGTFMKFSYGFKSPAHSYTYDYYGVVIKDEMENYSPNKELVKMGPGSYWYQRGLEAHITECLSNDGCIAWVVQSQKFDAQIPPMTE, from the coding sequence ATGAAAAACAACATGGTAATGGTCATCGCTTTGATAGCGCTGGCATTTGTGGCCGTATCCAAAGCCAAGGCAGAAGAAGTATTTCCGCCGACGAAAGGCGGAAAATCAATCTCGATACCTTCGAGCGAGCTGAAGTTCCAATCTACGGGGCTGAAGGGCGAGGACGGCAGCGAGATTCTGGTAGTCGACGGTTATGGCGACCAAAAAGATAGTGCGCATGGAACTTTTATGAAGTTTTCATATGGCTTCAAGAGTCCTGCGCATAGCTATACGTATGACTACTACGGAGTGGTAATCAAGGATGAAATGGAGAACTACAGTCCCAACAAGGAGCTCGTCAAGATGGGGCCAGGATCTTATTGGTATCAACGCGGCTTGGAAGCGCACATCACGGAATGCTTGAGCAACGATGGGTGTATCGCCTGGGTTGTACAGAGTCAGAAGTTCGATGCGCAGATCCCGCCCATGACCGAATGA
- a CDS encoding type 1 glutamine amidotransferase domain-containing protein: protein MSKGTILVVGSNATQLEAKTGGTITIGQFLNETAVPLRAIVKAGYDFVLATPTGEKPILDQDSDALIYFANDEAARTNARDFFNNNPAMNAVRSLRSVIDDGLERFVGMFFPGGHAPVVDVMQDPDAREVLKHFHAHNKPTAAICHGPMGILAALENSREFRTALLAGDQAKARDLAKDWLYAGYRMTVFSRSEEEYAENNVFKAKLFFNMPDALEAAGGEVITTEENFTSHVVVDRELITAQNPMSDHELATKFIAALNKVA from the coding sequence ATGAGCAAGGGCACTATTCTCGTCGTCGGTTCCAATGCAACTCAGCTGGAAGCAAAAACTGGCGGCACCATCACTATCGGTCAATTCCTCAATGAGACTGCGGTCCCTTTGAGGGCAATCGTAAAGGCCGGCTATGATTTCGTTCTGGCCACTCCGACCGGTGAAAAGCCGATCTTGGATCAAGATTCTGATGCGTTGATCTACTTCGCCAATGATGAAGCTGCACGCACCAATGCACGCGATTTCTTCAACAATAATCCGGCGATGAATGCAGTGCGTAGCCTGCGCTCGGTCATCGACGACGGCCTGGAACGTTTTGTTGGCATGTTCTTTCCAGGCGGCCATGCGCCGGTTGTTGATGTCATGCAAGACCCCGACGCACGCGAAGTTCTGAAACACTTTCATGCACACAACAAGCCGACGGCGGCAATTTGTCACGGCCCGATGGGCATCTTAGCTGCACTGGAAAATTCACGCGAATTCCGTACCGCGTTGCTTGCAGGCGACCAAGCAAAAGCCCGTGATCTGGCAAAGGACTGGCTATACGCCGGCTATCGCATGACCGTTTTCTCGCGTAGCGAAGAGGAATATGCAGAGAACAATGTTTTCAAAGCAAAGCTTTTTTTCAACATGCCAGATGCACTTGAAGCTGCTGGTGGCGAGGTCATCACGACTGAAGAGAACTTCACCTCTCACGTTGTCGTGGATCGTGAACTGATTACCGCTCAGAACCCGATGTCAGATCACGAACTGGCAACCAAGTTCATTGCTGCGCTGAATAAGGTCGCATAA
- a CDS encoding TraE/TraK family type IV conjugative transfer system protein, with product MRWSDFLQTWDGHETENRFSRVVIIGLLVVCVITSLAAWRTERSIILVPPTLTQEVEVTRSQASSEFKESWGLFLAELLGNTTPANADFLKTAVEPLLAPDIYRSVLDAMSDQIKAIKMDRVAISFTPRHVDYEAETNKVFVSGELKSQGPSSKPDVKPRTYEFIIAIKNYRPRLEYIDVYPDSPRTLDRLKAMQGQTREARP from the coding sequence ATGAGATGGTCGGATTTTCTGCAAACCTGGGATGGGCACGAGACCGAGAACCGGTTTAGCCGCGTCGTCATCATAGGATTGCTCGTCGTTTGCGTGATTACCTCGCTGGCCGCCTGGCGAACCGAACGCAGCATCATTCTGGTGCCACCGACCTTGACCCAGGAAGTCGAAGTGACGCGCAGCCAGGCATCCAGCGAGTTCAAGGAATCGTGGGGCTTGTTCCTGGCTGAACTCCTCGGTAATACCACGCCGGCCAATGCCGACTTTCTGAAAACCGCGGTCGAGCCGCTATTAGCGCCGGATATTTACCGCAGTGTCCTGGATGCCATGAGCGATCAAATCAAGGCCATCAAAATGGATCGGGTCGCGATCAGTTTTACCCCGCGTCATGTCGACTACGAAGCCGAGACTAACAAGGTCTTTGTCAGTGGCGAACTCAAAAGCCAGGGCCCCAGTTCCAAACCGGACGTGAAGCCCCGTACCTACGAATTCATCATCGCCATTAAAAACTATCGCCCCCGGCTGGAATACATCGACGTGTATCCGGATTCCCCCAGAACCTTGGATCGTCTGAAAGCAATGCAAGGCCAAACCCGCGAGGCTCGACCATGA
- a CDS encoding isochorismatase family protein, with the protein MVTFTHNNPEMELEKGRTALVLVDIQNDFLTDGGKYNVLIAELMKKNNVNDKLETLLKTSKANGIPVFMSPHYFFPHDHHGHHGHTYLGAMEDLALNAGVVARQSALSFEGVQGSGADVPERFKKYMEDENTTITSRHVSYAPTNDLVLMLRRRGIEKVIMAGPVANLCVEDHMRNLIQNGFEVAMVRDAVAAAANEEGSGYDAAMINWRFMANAVWTAEVTVRRMIEIGKA; encoded by the coding sequence ATGGTTACCTTCACACATAACAATCCAGAAATGGAGCTCGAAAAAGGCCGTACCGCTTTGGTGCTGGTTGATATCCAAAACGATTTTCTCACCGATGGAGGCAAGTACAACGTCCTCATCGCGGAATTGATGAAGAAGAACAACGTGAATGACAAGCTGGAGACGCTATTGAAGACGTCGAAAGCCAATGGCATCCCGGTCTTCATGTCGCCGCATTACTTTTTCCCACATGACCATCATGGCCATCACGGTCATACCTATCTGGGGGCCATGGAAGATCTGGCTTTGAATGCTGGCGTTGTGGCTCGTCAGAGCGCACTCAGCTTCGAAGGGGTACAGGGCTCTGGCGCCGATGTACCGGAGCGCTTTAAGAAGTACATGGAAGATGAAAACACTACCATCACGTCACGCCATGTCTCCTATGCACCAACCAATGATCTGGTGCTGATGTTGCGCCGCCGCGGTATCGAGAAAGTGATAATGGCCGGTCCGGTTGCCAATCTGTGTGTTGAAGATCACATGCGCAATCTCATCCAAAACGGCTTCGAAGTTGCCATGGTGCGCGACGCTGTGGCCGCAGCAGCTAACGAAGAAGGTTCTGGTTACGACGCGGCAATGATCAATTGGCGCTTCATGGCCAACGCAGTGTGGACAGCGGAAGTGACCGTCCGCCGGATGATTGAAATAGGCAAAGCCTGA
- the traL gene encoding type IV conjugative transfer system protein TraL: MEPVVIPQSIDDPIHILLWSADEIVPFMVSMLTGMLIDQFIPGLALGFIAVKFYRRFRDNRPDGYTLHALYWLGLLPSRAQTIPNPYIRRFLP, from the coding sequence ATGGAACCCGTTGTCATTCCCCAATCGATAGACGATCCGATCCACATTCTGTTGTGGAGTGCAGACGAGATCGTACCCTTCATGGTCAGCATGCTCACCGGCATGTTGATCGATCAGTTCATCCCCGGCTTGGCGCTTGGATTCATCGCGGTCAAATTCTACCGGCGTTTCCGCGACAACCGGCCTGACGGTTATACCTTGCATGCGCTGTATTGGCTGGGCTTGTTGCCCAGTCGCGCGCAAACCATCCCCAATCCCTACATTCGCCGATTTCTGCCATGA
- a CDS encoding DsbC family protein → MTLRQISLLIATLFSASMALAANPQKQPVSDIAAGLLSIKIDGMQDLPISGLKMVKSGEQTVFISSNGRFAFYGGKLMDIWTQQEIKELADIDKIANRIDLSRMKLKADDLGAVTVGHGKGQVLVFIDPRCPYCGKVMKDLQALEDQYTFKLVMVPILGPESQNIVVQLACQLGSSDTKAKDTVRDRLLKQDYAGLPTEPPVQCNKEPLQKAVVTAKLFDLKGVPFLIAPDGRTHSGAPEVLADWLADKPKPSPSLATTPSTNAQNANAPEKQP, encoded by the coding sequence ATGACGCTACGCCAAATTTCTTTATTGATAGCCACGCTATTCAGTGCCTCCATGGCCTTGGCTGCCAATCCGCAAAAGCAGCCGGTCTCGGACATTGCCGCCGGCTTGCTGTCGATCAAAATCGACGGCATGCAAGACTTGCCAATCTCGGGCCTGAAGATGGTCAAGTCCGGTGAGCAAACCGTGTTCATTTCCAGTAACGGCCGCTTTGCCTTTTACGGCGGCAAATTGATGGACATCTGGACTCAGCAGGAGATCAAGGAATTGGCGGATATCGACAAAATCGCCAACCGCATCGATCTATCTCGGATGAAACTCAAGGCTGACGATCTCGGCGCCGTGACGGTTGGTCACGGCAAAGGCCAGGTGCTGGTATTCATCGATCCGCGTTGCCCATACTGCGGCAAGGTCATGAAAGACCTGCAAGCCTTGGAAGACCAATACACCTTCAAACTGGTGATGGTCCCCATCCTCGGTCCCGAATCGCAAAACATCGTCGTGCAACTGGCGTGTCAGTTGGGATCCAGCGATACCAAGGCCAAAGACACCGTGCGCGACCGACTATTGAAACAGGATTACGCGGGCTTGCCGACCGAACCACCGGTTCAGTGCAACAAAGAGCCACTGCAAAAGGCCGTGGTCACCGCCAAGTTGTTCGATTTGAAGGGTGTGCCATTTCTGATTGCTCCTGACGGCCGCACGCACAGTGGCGCACCCGAGGTGTTAGCCGATTGGTTGGCCGATAAACCGAAACCGTCGCCCAGTCTGGCAACGACACCCTCTACAAACGCCCAAAACGCCAATGCACCGGAGAAACAGCCTTGA
- a CDS encoding methylated-DNA--[protein]-cysteine S-methyltransferase, with product MSYVFTAFQSPVGELKLVASDQGLMAILWANDNPNRVPLGSMKRDDANPVLIQTRLQLEQYFAGKRQRFVLPLNFVGTDFQKLVWQSLLTIPFGETRSYGQIALQIGKPKAARAVGTANGRNPISIVIPCHRVIGSNGELTGFAGGLKAKAYLIEIENPET from the coding sequence ATGAGCTATGTTTTTACAGCATTTCAGTCTCCAGTAGGCGAATTAAAGTTGGTAGCCAGTGATCAGGGTTTGATGGCAATTTTGTGGGCGAATGACAATCCAAATCGCGTGCCACTTGGCTCGATGAAGCGAGATGATGCGAATCCGGTATTGATACAAACTCGCTTGCAACTGGAGCAATATTTTGCCGGAAAGCGGCAGCGATTCGTGTTGCCGCTTAATTTTGTCGGTACGGATTTTCAAAAACTAGTATGGCAATCACTACTTACAATCCCATTTGGCGAAACCCGAAGTTACGGGCAAATCGCTCTACAAATTGGCAAACCAAAGGCAGCGCGAGCGGTCGGAACCGCTAACGGTCGCAATCCGATATCTATTGTTATACCGTGTCATCGAGTAATTGGCTCCAATGGTGAACTTACAGGCTTTGCCGGTGGGTTGAAAGCAAAGGCTTATCTGATCGAGATTGAAAATCCGGAAACATAG
- the traA gene encoding TraA family conjugative transfer protein, with product MKSSTRTGVLVALASLFFMLMASDAMAGAGGTEFNNVWTLLTGWVEGLLGRIIAIVFVIVGLVAGVVRGSIMGFVLGIASGVGLFAAPTIITNIVTATI from the coding sequence ATGAAATCGTCCACTCGAACCGGGGTCTTGGTGGCCCTGGCATCGTTATTTTTTATGTTGATGGCATCCGACGCCATGGCCGGTGCCGGCGGTACCGAGTTCAACAACGTCTGGACCTTGCTGACCGGCTGGGTCGAAGGCTTGCTCGGCCGCATCATTGCCATCGTGTTCGTCATCGTCGGCCTGGTGGCCGGTGTCGTGCGCGGCAGCATCATGGGCTTTGTGCTGGGGATTGCTAGCGGTGTCGGCCTGTTTGCGGCGCCGACCATCATCACCAACATCGTCACCGCGACGATTTAA
- a CDS encoding RRXRR domain-containing protein, translating into MTGDLSDTETAMGNRRPSRCRKDGRTVQVQAANGHPLNPCHPARARELLRKKRVIRVCRHPFTIRLHAEHQTETMQQLYAEETTS; encoded by the coding sequence ATGACCGGTGACTTATCGGATACCGAGACTGCGATGGGCAACCGTCGCCCGTCGCGCTGCCGCAAAGACGGCAGAACCGTTCAGGTTCAAGCCGCCAATGGCCACCCGCTCAACCCCTGCCATCCAGCCAGGGCGCGAGAGTTGTTACGCAAAAAACGCGTGATTCGGGTTTGCCGACATCCCTTTACGATTCGCCTGCATGCCGAGCATCAGACTGAAACCATGCAACAACTGTATGCCGAGGAGACCACCTCATGA
- a CDS encoding IS3 family transposase, which translates to MSQQVRLVWNESGQNYSARKVRIQLKRQAWDVARCTVERLMRSLGLKGIMRGKTVKKLGS; encoded by the coding sequence TTGAGCCAACAGGTTCGCCTCGTCTGGAATGAAAGCGGCCAAAACTACAGCGCTCGTAAAGTCCGGATTCAGTTGAAGCGCCAAGCATGGGATGTGGCACGTTGTACCGTGGAACGCCTGATGCGAAGCCTAGGGCTGAAGGGCATTATGCGCGGAAAAACCGTAAAAAAACTCGGATCATAG
- a CDS encoding TraB/VirB10 family protein encodes MASVDNWWTRLSPAAKRNLAVGSIGTVVLAVIIALATITPEVSKPQSKQATIQHILTDSDPRSLGIDGISAQLRDLLQKNEEQARRLAAIEEQQKREQQSDETRFKQWTTAEREAYEAKLQAVTGEVETLKNKASTTAVAGNPGDANQPAVEPTAPGRPSYRRPSNPPFDNGQDDLNRVFEQAAIPAPTASNTGVSGARANNQAPAAMQIRVIQEGAEQSNGKDKDAAPSEGRGRSNRDHASSDVFIPAGSILTGVLLNGLDAPTGKKAKKEPMPVLFRIKKEAILPNRFHADVRECFLLAAGFGDLSAERAYFRGETFSCVRQDGGVIEVPMNAYATGEDGKNGVRGRVVSKQGALLAQSMMAGFLRGFSDAFGRNQIPVLMTGGIGALSGTTPFQSAFSSQSMEGGALKGAGYAMERLSHFYMDMAEEIYPVIEVDATRQVNFIVQKGTALKLKSPS; translated from the coding sequence ATGGCCAGCGTCGATAATTGGTGGACACGCTTGAGTCCGGCCGCCAAACGCAATCTGGCCGTCGGCAGCATCGGTACCGTGGTATTGGCCGTCATCATCGCGCTGGCCACCATTACCCCGGAAGTCAGCAAGCCGCAGAGTAAACAGGCCACCATCCAACACATCCTGACCGATAGCGATCCTCGCTCGCTGGGGATCGACGGCATTTCCGCGCAATTGCGCGATCTGCTGCAGAAGAACGAGGAACAAGCCCGTCGTCTGGCGGCTATCGAGGAACAACAAAAGCGCGAACAGCAATCCGACGAAACGCGTTTCAAACAATGGACTACCGCGGAGCGGGAAGCCTATGAAGCCAAGCTTCAAGCGGTCACCGGTGAAGTTGAGACGTTGAAGAACAAAGCGTCTACAACGGCAGTGGCTGGCAACCCTGGCGACGCCAATCAACCTGCTGTGGAGCCAACGGCACCGGGAAGACCGTCATACCGCCGCCCGAGCAATCCGCCCTTCGACAACGGGCAAGACGATCTCAACCGCGTGTTCGAGCAAGCCGCTATTCCCGCACCGACTGCTAGCAATACCGGCGTCTCAGGAGCACGAGCTAATAACCAAGCGCCGGCGGCGATGCAAATTCGGGTCATCCAGGAAGGCGCTGAGCAGTCCAATGGTAAAGACAAAGACGCAGCCCCTAGCGAGGGTCGAGGCCGCTCGAACCGTGATCACGCCAGCAGCGATGTCTTCATCCCCGCCGGCAGTATTTTGACCGGCGTGTTGTTGAATGGCCTCGATGCCCCGACCGGCAAAAAAGCCAAGAAAGAACCCATGCCGGTGCTGTTCCGGATCAAGAAGGAAGCCATTCTACCTAACCGTTTCCATGCCGATGTGCGGGAGTGCTTTCTGCTGGCCGCTGGCTTTGGCGACTTGAGCGCTGAGCGGGCCTACTTTCGCGGTGAGACCTTTTCATGCGTTCGCCAAGATGGTGGCGTGATCGAAGTGCCGATGAATGCCTATGCCACCGGCGAAGACGGCAAAAACGGGGTGCGTGGGCGAGTAGTGTCCAAACAGGGTGCGCTACTCGCCCAATCGATGATGGCCGGTTTCCTACGCGGATTTTCCGATGCCTTCGGTCGTAATCAGATTCCGGTGCTGATGACCGGCGGCATAGGCGCGCTATCCGGTACCACACCGTTCCAAAGCGCCTTTTCCTCGCAGTCGATGGAAGGCGGAGCGTTGAAAGGCGCTGGTTATGCCATGGAGCGTCTGTCGCACTTTTACATGGACATGGCCGAGGAGATTTACCCAGTCATCGAAGTCGATGCCACCCGCCAGGTCAACTTCATCGTGCAAAAAGGCACGGCGCTGAAGCTGAAGTCGCCGAGCTGA
- a CDS encoding TraV family lipoprotein produces MHPNSLIFIGLLLMVLTTGCATTDYGCKGMPDEPSCLSTTQAYQVTNTALPEAPPENSQKSEPISKPALATPLQQLVPKIEDPTPIRTPSQVMRIWIAPWEDAEGDLMVSNYVYTELEPRRWMIGKAAPTTNSSLIPLQIEQRPSEKRPTVDTPEDDNPENRLGKQLP; encoded by the coding sequence ATGCACCCAAATTCCCTGATTTTCATCGGCCTGTTGCTGATGGTGTTAACCACCGGTTGCGCCACCACCGACTACGGCTGTAAAGGCATGCCGGACGAACCCAGCTGTCTGTCGACGACGCAGGCCTACCAGGTGACCAATACGGCGTTGCCGGAAGCCCCTCCGGAAAATAGCCAGAAATCAGAGCCAATCTCAAAACCGGCACTCGCAACACCGTTACAACAACTCGTGCCCAAGATCGAAGATCCCACGCCGATTCGGACGCCATCCCAGGTGATGCGCATCTGGATCGCGCCTTGGGAGGATGCTGAGGGCGATTTGATGGTGTCCAACTACGTCTACACCGAACTGGAACCCCGGCGTTGGATGATCGGCAAGGCGGCACCGACAACCAATTCGTCGTTGATTCCTTTACAAATCGAGCAACGTCCGTCCGAGAAACGGCCGACCGTCGATACCCCTGAAGATGACAATCCGGAAAACCGATTAGGCAAACAATTGCCCTGA